Proteins encoded together in one Ciona intestinalis chromosome 3, KH, whole genome shotgun sequence window:
- the LOC100183241 gene encoding ras-related protein Rab-10-like isoform X2: MRRFTDNEFSFNFVATIGIDFKVRTIKVKEKMIKVQIWDTAGQERFRSITTAYYRGAKGVIIVYDITSLKSFSHVNNWVINFNRWAGDDVQALLVGNKCDLEDQRVVTKMAGEKLAKEHGMEFSETSAKDCTNVDIAFMRILEKIVEKHFKKEEKSDRPKTTIKLDTSKPSRRPACCKS, translated from the exons ATGCGAAGGTTCACGGACAACGAGTTCAGTTTTAACTTTGTAGCTACGATAG GTATAGACTTTAAAGTTCGAACAATAAAAGTGAaagaaaaaatgattaaagtTCAAATTTG GGACACGGCTGGACAGGAACGCTTCCGATCGATCACCACAGCTTATTACAGAGGCGCAAAAGGCGTCATTATagtgtatgacatcacaagtttaaaatcattctCCCACGTCAACAACTGGGTCATAAATTTCAATCGC TGGGCTGGCGATGATGTTCAAGCTTTGTTAGTTGGAAATAAATGCGACTTGGAAGATCAACGAGTTGTGACCAAGATGGCAGGGGAAAAG TTGGCAAAAGAGCACGGCATGGAGTTCAGTGAAACGAGCGCAAAAGATTGCACCAACGTAGACATTGCATTTATGCGTATACTAGAGAAAATCGTAGAAAAG CACTTCAAGAAAGAAGAGAAATCGGATCGACCTAAGACAACTATAAAACTAGACACTAGTAAGCCCTCCAGACGACCAGCGTGTTGTAAATCATAG
- the LOC100183241 gene encoding ras-related protein Rab-10-like isoform X1: MTTLEIPRADWQCKLVVIGDSGVGKTSVMRRFTDNEFSFNFVATIGIDFKVRTIKVKEKMIKVQIWDTAGQERFRSITTAYYRGAKGVIIVYDITSLKSFSHVNNWVINFNRWAGDDVQALLVGNKCDLEDQRVVTKMAGEKLAKEHGMEFSETSAKDCTNVDIAFMRILEKIVEKHFKKEEKSDRPKTTIKLDTSKPSRRPACCKS, encoded by the exons ATGACGACTTTAGAAATACCACGAGCGGACTGGCAATGCAAACTAGTTGTAATCGGCGACTCTGGTGTAGGTAAAACTTCCGTCATGCGAAGGTTCACGGACAACGAGTTCAGTTTTAACTTTGTAGCTACGATAG GTATAGACTTTAAAGTTCGAACAATAAAAGTGAaagaaaaaatgattaaagtTCAAATTTG GGACACGGCTGGACAGGAACGCTTCCGATCGATCACCACAGCTTATTACAGAGGCGCAAAAGGCGTCATTATagtgtatgacatcacaagtttaaaatcattctCCCACGTCAACAACTGGGTCATAAATTTCAATCGC TGGGCTGGCGATGATGTTCAAGCTTTGTTAGTTGGAAATAAATGCGACTTGGAAGATCAACGAGTTGTGACCAAGATGGCAGGGGAAAAG TTGGCAAAAGAGCACGGCATGGAGTTCAGTGAAACGAGCGCAAAAGATTGCACCAACGTAGACATTGCATTTATGCGTATACTAGAGAAAATCGTAGAAAAG CACTTCAAGAAAGAAGAGAAATCGGATCGACCTAAGACAACTATAAAACTAGACACTAGTAAGCCCTCCAGACGACCAGCGTGTTGTAAATCATAG